The following proteins are co-located in the Silene latifolia isolate original U9 population chromosome 1, ASM4854445v1, whole genome shotgun sequence genome:
- the LOC141603451 gene encoding uncharacterized protein At5g01610-like: protein MSTTTIITLTITLVSLITLSTSSTTFTAYDILKSYDFPVGLIPKGVTGYEFNPQTGEFKLYLPKTCKFHIQSYEIKYKTTISGILTKDRLYNLKGVSVKILLLWLNIVEVRNEDDELQFSVGIASANFPLDGFEESPQCGCGFDCVTSGKDGLVSRLLVKLAHI from the coding sequence ATGTCAACCACGACCATTATCACCCTCACCATAACCCTCGTCTCCCTGATCACTCTCTCCACCTCATCAACAACTTTTACAGCGTACGACATCCTTAAAAGCTACGACTTTCCGGTGGGATTAATACCAAAAGGCGTAACCGGGTACGAATTCAACCCACAAACAGGGGAATTCAAACTGTATCTTCCCAAAACATGCAAGTTTCACATACAATCGTATGAGATTAAATACAAGACTACAATTTCTGGGATACTCACCAAAGACCGTTTGTATAACCTCAAAGGGGTGAGCGTCAAGATATTGCTTCTCTGGCTTAATATCGTCGAGGTCCGTAATGAAGACGATGAGCTGCAATTCTCTGTTGGTATCGCCTCCGCGAATTTTCCACTTGATGGGTTTGAGGAGTCTCCTCAGTGTGGTTGTGGATTTGATTGTGTTACGTCTGGAAAAGATGGCTTGGTTTCACGTTTACTAGTTAAGCTAGCTCACATATGA
- the LOC141603467 gene encoding uncharacterized protein At5g01610-like has protein sequence MSLSPSKILPISLLIILSLSKITIAAAAADDKLTPYDALQTFNFPQGLLPKGSLGYDLDDETGNFKAYFNGSCSFSLEGSYQLRYRPTISGIISKNKLTDLSGVSVKVMFVWLNIVEIKRKEDNLEFSVGIMSADFPVDNFDECPQCGCGMNCNHIGDFVSSI, from the coding sequence atgtcatTATCACCATCAAAAATCCTCCCAATTTCTCTCCTAATCATCCTCTCCCTCTCCAAAATCAccatagcagcagcagcagcagatgACAAATTAACACCATACGATGCTCTCCAAACCTTCAATTTCCCACAAGGACTTCTTCCAAAAGGATCTCTAGGGTACGATTTAGACGACGAAACTGGTAATTTCAAGGCTTATTTTAATGGATCATGTAGTTTTTCATTAGAAGGATCATATCAACTCAGATACAGGCCAACAATTAGCGGTATAATCTCCAAGAATAAGCTTACTGATCTTAGTGGTGTTAGTGTTAAAGTTATGTTTGTTTGGCTTAATATTGTTGAGATTAAGAGAAAGGAAGATAATCTTGAGTTTTCTGTTGGGATTATGTCTGCTGATTTTCCTGTTGATAATTTTGATGAATGTCCGCAATGTGGTTGTGGCATGAATTGTAATCATATTGGGGATTTTGTTTCTTCAATTTGA